One Microbacterium sp. No. 7 genomic window carries:
- a CDS encoding maltokinase N-terminal cap-like domain-containing protein, with product MTRIDDMDDLLPLLRAWMPAQRWYAAKGGEPALRLVDVRETPSPEPGALVRTLLVADGATLYQVPVVVRPAVPAQTIPAHAIGTLPDGSVLLDGVHDEAFTNALLSGLTGAPVARAAHVLAGEQSNTSVIYPAHGRETAVICKVFRQLHDGLNPDIELQTALSSAGSPYVPAVVGHVEGTWRDGGAAHAGSFAFAQEFLSGVEDAWRVALRAATAGTPFAESAFALGRATSAVHADLARLFPAPAADAAARAAVAAAWERRLRLATAEVPGLVAHADGIRAVYAAAGDAHWPALQRVHGDYHLGQVILVPQRGWVLLDFEGEPLRPIEERRRADVPVRDVAGMLRSFDYIAGSLAREGHDAAAWTRDARDAFREGYGPVDPLLLAAFELDKAVYEALYETRNRPDWVGIPLAAVQRLAAA from the coding sequence GTGACCCGGATCGACGACATGGACGACCTGCTCCCCCTGCTCCGTGCGTGGATGCCCGCGCAGCGCTGGTACGCCGCGAAGGGCGGCGAGCCCGCGCTCCGGCTCGTCGACGTGCGCGAGACGCCCTCGCCGGAGCCCGGCGCGCTGGTGCGCACGCTGCTGGTGGCCGACGGCGCCACGCTGTACCAGGTGCCGGTCGTCGTGCGACCCGCCGTGCCGGCGCAGACGATTCCGGCGCATGCGATCGGCACGCTGCCGGACGGATCGGTGCTCCTCGACGGCGTGCACGACGAGGCCTTCACGAACGCGCTCCTGAGCGGGCTCACGGGCGCACCGGTCGCCCGGGCCGCGCACGTGCTCGCGGGCGAGCAGTCCAACACGTCGGTGATCTATCCCGCCCACGGGCGCGAGACCGCGGTGATCTGCAAGGTGTTCCGCCAGCTGCACGACGGCCTGAACCCCGACATCGAGCTGCAGACGGCGCTCTCGTCGGCGGGGTCTCCGTACGTCCCCGCGGTCGTCGGGCACGTCGAGGGCACGTGGCGCGACGGCGGCGCCGCGCACGCGGGCTCGTTCGCGTTCGCGCAGGAGTTCCTCTCCGGGGTCGAGGACGCGTGGCGCGTCGCGCTGCGCGCCGCCACCGCCGGGACGCCGTTCGCCGAGTCCGCGTTCGCGCTCGGCCGGGCGACCTCGGCGGTGCACGCCGACCTCGCGCGGCTGTTCCCCGCCCCGGCCGCGGATGCCGCGGCGCGCGCCGCCGTCGCCGCGGCGTGGGAACGCCGCCTACGTCTCGCGACGGCCGAGGTGCCGGGCCTCGTCGCGCACGCCGACGGCATCCGCGCCGTCTACGCCGCGGCGGGCGACGCGCACTGGCCCGCCCTGCAGCGCGTGCACGGCGACTACCACCTGGGCCAGGTGATCCTCGTGCCGCAGCGCGGCTGGGTGCTGCTCGACTTCGAGGGCGAGCCGCTGCGCCCGATCGAGGAGCGCCGGCGCGCCGACGTGCCGGTGCGCGACGTCGCGGGCATGCTGCGCTCGTTCGACTACATCGCGGGGTCGCTCGCCCGCGAGGGCCACGACGCGGCCGCATGGACGCGCGACGCGCGCGACGCGTTCCGCGAGGGATACGGCCCCGTCGACCCGCTGCTGCTGGCCGCCTTCGAGCTCGACAAGGCCGTGTACGAGGCGCTCTACGAGACCCGCAACCGACCGGACTGGGTCGGCATCCCGCTCGCCGCCGTGCAGCGTCTCGCCGCCGCGTGA
- a CDS encoding SCO4848 family membrane protein — protein sequence MTVFAALVLFVSAAFNVFTWPTFLRRVAKDPRATDAAGRRTRFYTVHLVLVSIAIVLAVLSVVAGVALLL from the coding sequence GTGACCGTCTTCGCCGCTCTCGTGCTGTTCGTCTCCGCCGCCTTCAACGTCTTCACCTGGCCCACCTTCCTGCGCCGCGTCGCGAAGGATCCGCGGGCGACGGATGCCGCGGGCCGCCGCACGCGGTTCTACACCGTGCACCTCGTGCTGGTCTCGATCGCGATCGTGCTCGCCGTGCTGTCGGTCGTCGCGGGCGTGGCGCTGCTGCTGTGA
- the helR gene encoding RNA polymerase recycling motor ATPase HelR yields MPDIRPIADPFDLPVHRRTARIDALVDADRAHFTEIARSLDAQRAELTTRIAELRRSPGGAGEQAMERDLEIRRLSGRLRLLQRYGADLCLGRMTPVGGEPVYLGRVGLSAADGRRLLIDWRAPAAEPYFAATHADPRGLAARRRYRWTGGRVTDFWDEAFTDEARRDTAALDDQSAFIAGLSASRSPRMRDVLSTIQADQHAIVRDGSRGALVIDGGPGTGKTVVALHRAAHLLYAEPHLTRGGGGLLFVGPHAAYLAYVDDVLPNLGETSVRMCTLRDLVPEGADAGDENDRRVAALKEDLDPVAVVDRAVRYHEQPPARPLQLDTPWGDAWIDAADWAEAFDAADPDAPHNEARDAVWQGVLDILLDQLGEAPVPAARRWLARDEDLARTFARAWPLLDPRGVVADLWSSPAYLRLSAPRLDAAAVELLQRDDARAWTVADLPLLDAARQRIGDPDAVRQRHRREAVIAAAQDQVSHVVDHLVESDDSEMQVMSILRGQDARNVLQDVDAPPPPTPDALAGPFGHIVVDEAQELTDAQWRMLARRCPSGSLTIVGDRAQARHGFTESWAERLRRVGLRDVRVASLTVNYRTPSEIMAEAAPVIRAAIPDANVPTSVRSIGVPVEHGSVAERDAILERWLAAHAEGIACVIGDDAFAATDRVRSLSPVTAKGLEFDLVVLVAPERFGDGVEGAVDRYVAMTRATGRLAVLSGAER; encoded by the coding sequence ATGCCCGATATCCGTCCCATCGCCGACCCGTTCGACCTGCCCGTCCACCGGCGCACGGCGCGCATCGACGCGCTCGTGGACGCCGATCGCGCGCACTTCACCGAGATCGCCCGCTCGCTGGATGCGCAGCGCGCAGAGCTCACGACGCGCATCGCCGAGCTGCGCCGCTCCCCCGGCGGCGCCGGCGAGCAGGCGATGGAGCGCGACCTGGAGATCCGCCGCCTCTCCGGGCGCCTGCGCCTTCTGCAGCGCTACGGCGCCGACCTGTGCCTCGGCCGCATGACGCCGGTCGGCGGAGAGCCCGTGTACCTCGGCCGGGTGGGACTCTCGGCGGCGGACGGACGCCGGCTGCTGATCGACTGGCGCGCCCCCGCCGCGGAGCCCTACTTCGCCGCGACGCACGCCGATCCGCGCGGTCTCGCCGCCCGGCGCCGCTACCGCTGGACGGGCGGGCGCGTCACCGACTTCTGGGACGAGGCGTTCACCGACGAGGCGCGGCGGGACACCGCGGCGCTCGACGACCAGTCGGCGTTCATCGCCGGCCTCTCGGCCAGTCGCTCGCCACGCATGCGCGACGTGCTGTCGACGATCCAGGCCGATCAGCACGCCATCGTCCGGGACGGGTCCCGCGGCGCGCTCGTCATCGACGGCGGCCCCGGCACGGGGAAGACGGTCGTCGCGCTGCATCGCGCCGCCCATCTGCTCTACGCCGAGCCGCACCTCACCCGCGGCGGCGGGGGCCTGCTGTTCGTGGGGCCGCACGCCGCCTACCTCGCCTACGTCGACGACGTGCTGCCGAATCTCGGCGAGACGAGCGTGCGCATGTGCACGCTGCGCGACCTCGTGCCGGAGGGCGCGGATGCGGGCGACGAGAACGACCGGCGCGTCGCGGCGCTCAAGGAGGACCTCGACCCCGTCGCCGTCGTCGACAGGGCCGTGCGCTACCACGAGCAGCCGCCCGCGCGGCCCCTGCAGCTGGACACGCCGTGGGGCGACGCGTGGATCGACGCCGCCGACTGGGCGGAGGCGTTCGACGCCGCCGACCCCGATGCTCCGCACAACGAGGCGCGCGACGCCGTGTGGCAGGGGGTGCTCGACATCCTCCTCGACCAGCTCGGCGAGGCGCCCGTGCCGGCCGCGCGGCGCTGGCTCGCGCGCGACGAGGACCTCGCGCGCACCTTCGCGCGGGCCTGGCCGCTGCTCGATCCGCGCGGCGTCGTCGCCGACCTGTGGTCGTCGCCCGCGTATCTTCGGCTGAGCGCGCCCCGGCTCGACGCCGCCGCCGTCGAGCTGCTGCAGCGCGACGACGCGCGGGCGTGGACCGTCGCCGATCTGCCCCTGCTCGACGCGGCGCGGCAGCGCATCGGCGACCCGGACGCGGTGCGGCAGCGGCACCGGCGCGAGGCGGTCATCGCCGCGGCGCAGGACCAGGTCTCGCACGTCGTCGACCATCTCGTCGAGAGCGACGACAGCGAGATGCAGGTCATGTCGATCCTGCGCGGGCAGGACGCCCGCAACGTGCTGCAGGACGTCGACGCGCCGCCCCCGCCCACGCCCGACGCCCTCGCCGGGCCGTTCGGACACATCGTCGTCGACGAGGCGCAGGAGCTCACCGACGCGCAGTGGCGCATGCTCGCGCGGCGGTGCCCCTCGGGAAGCCTCACGATCGTCGGCGACCGCGCGCAGGCCCGGCACGGGTTCACGGAGAGCTGGGCGGAGCGGCTGCGGCGCGTGGGCCTGCGGGACGTGCGCGTGGCATCCCTCACGGTCAACTACCGCACGCCGTCGGAGATCATGGCCGAGGCCGCGCCCGTGATCCGTGCCGCGATCCCCGATGCCAACGTGCCGACCTCGGTGCGGTCGATCGGCGTGCCCGTGGAGCACGGGAGCGTCGCGGAGCGCGACGCGATCCTGGAACGCTGGCTCGCCGCGCACGCCGAGGGGATCGCCTGCGTGATCGGCGACGACGCGTTCGCCGCGACCGACCGGGTGCGCTCGCTGAGCCCCGTGACCGCGAAGGGGCTCGAGTTCGACCTCGTGGTGCTCGTCGCGCCCGAGCGCTTCGGCGACGGCGTCGAAGGCGCGGTCGACCGCTACGTCGCGATGACGCGGGCGACGGGACGGCTCGCTGTGCTGTCCGGCGCGGAACGGTAA
- a CDS encoding tripartite tricarboxylate transporter permease: MDQLTHLLEGFAVAFTPQNLLFLVIGAVLGTAVGVLPGLGSAMAVALLLPVTFSLDPTGAFIMFASIYFGGLFGDSTAGILLNTPGNSSAIATTFEGHRMAKSGRAAKALGTSAIGAFIGGIISCTLVVFFAPYIVELARIFGPAEYFALAVFAFVAISAVVADSIVRGLVALGIGFALALVGIDGMSGTERFTMGSPVLFDGISIIVITVGLLAIGEVLHVASHVRRGPVDAKVLKADGSPFLTASDWRKALPAYLRGTAFGVPFGAIPVGGSEVPTFLAYGTEKKLAARRGDTEFGTTGSIRGVAAPEAAGNATAGSAMGALLGLGLPTSATAAMMIAAFQQYGMQPGPLLFDRSADLVWPLLASLFLGLVILLIINLPFAAVWAKLLVIPRHYLYASITVLSVLGVYAIGSRTVDLWMALGIGVVGFGMRHFSIPLAPVLIAAILGPMAETQLRRALAVSESDPSILVSSPLTIVLYLVLAGIVVFSGVQHLRHRRTAQL, encoded by the coding sequence ATGGACCAGCTGACGCACCTGCTCGAGGGCTTCGCCGTCGCCTTCACCCCGCAGAACCTGCTCTTCCTCGTCATCGGCGCCGTGCTCGGCACCGCCGTGGGCGTGCTGCCCGGCCTCGGCTCGGCGATGGCGGTGGCCCTGCTGCTGCCGGTCACCTTCAGCCTCGACCCGACCGGCGCCTTCATCATGTTCGCGTCGATCTACTTCGGCGGACTGTTCGGCGACTCGACCGCGGGCATCCTGCTCAACACCCCGGGCAACTCGTCCGCGATCGCGACGACGTTCGAGGGCCATCGGATGGCCAAGAGCGGACGAGCCGCCAAGGCGCTCGGCACGTCGGCGATCGGCGCCTTCATCGGCGGCATCATCTCCTGCACGCTCGTCGTGTTCTTCGCGCCCTACATCGTCGAGCTCGCGCGCATCTTCGGCCCCGCCGAGTACTTCGCGCTCGCCGTGTTCGCGTTCGTCGCGATCTCGGCGGTCGTCGCCGACTCGATCGTGCGCGGCCTCGTCGCCCTCGGCATCGGCTTCGCCCTCGCGCTCGTCGGCATCGACGGCATGAGCGGCACGGAGCGCTTCACGATGGGCAGCCCCGTGCTCTTCGACGGCATCTCGATCATCGTCATCACGGTGGGCCTGCTCGCGATCGGCGAGGTGCTGCACGTCGCGAGCCACGTGCGCCGCGGGCCGGTCGACGCGAAGGTGCTCAAGGCCGACGGCTCGCCGTTCCTCACGGCGTCCGACTGGCGCAAGGCCCTGCCCGCCTACCTGCGCGGCACCGCCTTCGGCGTGCCGTTCGGCGCGATCCCCGTCGGCGGCTCGGAGGTGCCCACGTTCCTCGCCTACGGCACGGAGAAGAAGCTGGCCGCGCGGCGCGGCGACACGGAGTTCGGCACGACCGGCTCGATCCGCGGCGTCGCGGCGCCGGAGGCTGCCGGCAACGCGACGGCGGGCTCGGCGATGGGCGCCCTGCTCGGCCTCGGCCTGCCGACCTCGGCGACCGCGGCGATGATGATCGCGGCCTTCCAGCAGTACGGCATGCAGCCCGGTCCCCTGCTCTTCGACCGCAGTGCCGACCTGGTGTGGCCGCTGCTCGCGAGCCTCTTCCTCGGGCTCGTCATCCTGCTCATCATCAACCTGCCGTTCGCGGCGGTGTGGGCGAAGCTGCTCGTCATCCCGCGCCACTACCTGTACGCGTCGATCACGGTGCTCTCGGTGCTCGGCGTCTACGCGATCGGCTCGCGCACCGTGGACCTGTGGATGGCGCTCGGCATCGGCGTGGTGGGCTTCGGCATGCGGCACTTCTCGATCCCGCTCGCGCCCGTGCTCATCGCGGCGATCCTCGGACCGATGGCCGAGACGCAGCTGCGCCGTGCGCTCGCGGTGTCGGAGAGCGACCCGTCGATCCTCGTGTCGTCGCCGCTGACGATCGTGCTCTACCTCGTGCTCGCCGGCATCGTCGTCTTCAGCGGCGTGCAGCACCTGCGCCACCGCCGCACCGCGCAGCTGTAG
- a CDS encoding tripartite tricarboxylate transporter TctB family protein, producing MSVNEPPVATTTTTRLQRMPRWYTGRSELIVVAGVLLLAVGLTIGIVTMRVPEGTAFPGPQFFPIIVAVFLYGVAIALAIEVLVSPKRAHAAGETTEVSTDMLEDLGGLDATSEIRVVAPETAVAAPSDTAQSRLDWRTVGITVAALVVFILILEPVGWLVSAALLFWLLTWAFGSRRPLFDIGVAVITSSIIQIAFGAGLGLSLPAGILGGIF from the coding sequence GTGAGCGTGAACGAACCGCCTGTGGCGACCACGACGACGACCCGGCTGCAGAGGATGCCGCGGTGGTACACGGGCCGCAGCGAGCTCATCGTCGTCGCGGGCGTGCTGCTGCTCGCCGTCGGCCTCACGATCGGCATCGTGACGATGCGCGTGCCCGAGGGCACCGCGTTCCCCGGGCCGCAGTTCTTCCCCATCATCGTCGCCGTCTTCCTGTACGGCGTCGCGATCGCACTCGCGATCGAGGTGCTCGTCTCGCCGAAGCGTGCGCACGCGGCCGGCGAGACGACCGAGGTCTCGACCGACATGCTCGAAGACCTCGGCGGCCTGGACGCCACGAGCGAGATCCGCGTCGTCGCGCCGGAGACCGCGGTCGCCGCACCGAGCGACACCGCGCAGAGCCGGCTCGACTGGCGCACGGTGGGCATCACCGTCGCGGCGCTCGTCGTGTTCATCCTGATCCTGGAGCCCGTGGGCTGGCTCGTCTCCGCGGCCCTGCTGTTCTGGCTGCTCACCTGGGCGTTCGGCAGCAGGCGTCCGCTGTTCGACATCGGCGTCGCAGTCATCACGTCGTCGATCATCCAGATCGCCTTCGGCGCGGGCCTGGGCCTGTCGCTGCCGGCCGGGATCCTGGGAGGGATCTTCTGA
- a CDS encoding Bug family tripartite tricarboxylate transporter substrate binding protein — MVRQRVTGTIVGIAAAALFVVAAVTAGSGGGGDSPRARLTLIAPAAPGGGWDGFAREAQRIMRAESIAGSIQVVNIPGASGTIGLGALAEMGSRHDIMMVTGGVMVGGIIINGSSVDLEDVTPIARLADDFNVLVVPADSPYETLADFAEALAENPGGTAIGGGSLGGIDHLLAGMLAQDIGVDPVDVNYVAYPGGGEVVTSILSHTTKAGLSGYNEFRDQIEAGNIRALAVSAAEPVEGIDVPTFVEQGFDVAMSNWRGYVAPPGVTDEVRAELIDMVTEMRDSAEWQDALRRYNWVDSYMAGDEFAEFIRTETERTTAIMKELGL, encoded by the coding sequence ATGGTGCGTCAGAGAGTCACCGGAACGATCGTCGGGATCGCCGCGGCGGCGCTGTTCGTCGTCGCCGCCGTCACGGCCGGCAGCGGCGGCGGCGGGGACAGCCCGCGTGCGCGGCTCACCCTCATCGCCCCCGCGGCGCCGGGCGGCGGATGGGACGGGTTCGCCCGCGAGGCCCAGCGGATCATGCGCGCGGAGAGCATCGCCGGCAGCATCCAGGTCGTCAACATCCCCGGCGCGTCGGGCACGATCGGTCTCGGCGCCCTCGCCGAGATGGGCAGCCGCCACGACATCATGATGGTCACGGGCGGCGTGATGGTCGGCGGCATCATCATCAACGGCTCGTCCGTCGACCTCGAGGACGTCACGCCCATCGCGCGGCTCGCCGACGACTTCAACGTGCTCGTCGTGCCCGCCGACTCCCCCTACGAGACGCTCGCCGACTTCGCCGAGGCGCTCGCCGAGAACCCGGGCGGCACGGCGATCGGGGGCGGCTCGCTCGGCGGCATCGACCACCTGCTCGCGGGCATGCTCGCGCAGGACATCGGCGTCGACCCCGTCGACGTCAACTACGTCGCCTACCCCGGCGGCGGCGAGGTCGTCACCTCGATCCTCTCGCACACCACCAAGGCGGGCCTGTCGGGATACAACGAGTTCCGCGACCAGATCGAGGCGGGCAACATCCGCGCGCTCGCGGTGAGCGCCGCCGAGCCCGTCGAGGGCATCGACGTGCCGACCTTCGTCGAGCAGGGATTCGACGTCGCGATGTCGAACTGGCGCGGCTACGTCGCCCCGCCCGGCGTCACCGACGAGGTGCGCGCGGAGCTGATCGACATGGTGACCGAGATGCGCGACAGCGCGGAGTGGCAGGACGCGCTGCGGCGGTACAACTGGGTCGACAGCTACATGGCGGGCGACGAGTTCGCCGAGTTCATCCGCACCGAGACCGAGCGCACCACGGCGATCATGAAGGAGCTGGGACTGTGA
- a CDS encoding sensor histidine kinase: MTRSTGRASQGLRARVLFVLVLQCLVVLLCVAVTTAVAISVTERALRDATAERVLAVAQHLAEIDLVRESAGLPRQAATEALQPLAETIRAASGVDYVVIMDAEGTRLTHPSRGEIGEAVSTDPSGVLDGETYLGTQEGTLGPTLRAKVPVVADGAVVGGVSVGILESRIAADFADALWGLLPWVAGSVIVGCLLSAALTSIVRRRVRRLEAQSAELETQRRVAAALRDQTHEFHTRLHVIRGLVAENDAAAALDYIGSFVEVADAPAATLVRDPAARAILAATATRMEGRGAALEVDERSSVDPGTLDDDALTVLSNLCRNAAEACRAHVRVFVATDAAGAHLAVGDDGPGIPAADVARIFDRGVSSKGPQRGIGLDLVRRTVGERGGTVEVGVSPAGGALFTVDLPARRAGRRAGVDRAGAQA; this comes from the coding sequence ATGACGCGATCGACCGGCCGTGCGTCGCAAGGACTGCGCGCACGGGTGCTTTTCGTGCTCGTGCTGCAGTGCCTCGTGGTGCTCCTGTGCGTCGCGGTGACGACGGCCGTCGCGATCTCGGTCACCGAGCGCGCCCTGCGCGACGCGACCGCCGAGCGGGTGCTCGCGGTCGCGCAGCACCTCGCCGAGATCGACCTCGTGCGCGAGAGCGCGGGGCTGCCGCGGCAGGCCGCGACCGAGGCCCTGCAGCCGCTCGCCGAGACGATCCGCGCGGCGTCGGGCGTCGACTACGTCGTCATCATGGATGCCGAGGGCACGCGCCTCACGCATCCGTCGCGCGGCGAGATCGGCGAGGCGGTGTCGACGGACCCCTCCGGCGTGCTCGACGGCGAGACGTATCTCGGCACCCAGGAGGGCACGCTGGGACCCACGCTGCGGGCGAAGGTCCCCGTCGTCGCCGACGGCGCGGTCGTCGGCGGCGTCTCGGTGGGCATCCTGGAGAGCCGCATCGCGGCCGACTTCGCCGATGCGCTGTGGGGCCTGCTGCCGTGGGTCGCGGGCTCGGTGATCGTCGGCTGCCTGCTGAGCGCCGCCCTCACCTCGATCGTGCGGCGTCGGGTGCGGCGGCTGGAGGCGCAGAGCGCGGAGCTGGAGACGCAGCGCCGGGTCGCGGCGGCGCTGCGCGACCAGACCCACGAGTTCCACACGCGACTGCACGTCATCCGCGGTCTCGTCGCCGAGAACGACGCCGCGGCGGCGCTGGACTACATCGGCTCGTTCGTCGAGGTCGCCGACGCGCCCGCGGCGACGCTCGTGCGCGATCCGGCGGCGCGCGCGATCCTCGCCGCGACCGCCACGCGGATGGAGGGCCGCGGCGCGGCCCTGGAGGTCGACGAGCGCAGCAGCGTCGATCCGGGCACGCTCGACGACGACGCCCTCACGGTGCTCTCGAACCTGTGCCGCAACGCCGCCGAGGCGTGCCGTGCGCACGTGCGCGTCTTCGTCGCGACGGATGCCGCGGGCGCGCACCTCGCGGTCGGCGACGACGGGCCGGGCATCCCGGCCGCCGACGTCGCGCGCATCTTCGACCGGGGCGTCTCGTCCAAGGGGCCGCAGCGCGGCATCGGGCTCGACCTCGTGCGGCGGACCGTGGGGGAACGCGGCGGGACCGTCGAGGTCGGCGTGTCGCCCGCCGGCGGGGCGCTGTTCACCGTCGACCTGCCGGCGCGGCGCGCCGGACGGCGCGCCGGCGTGGATCGTGCGGGGGCGCAGGCGTGA
- a CDS encoding response regulator, with protein sequence MSGIRTLVVDDDAAAAQLHARYVAGTDGFVVVGTAGTGARALHRVAAGDVELVLLDVNLPDFSGVEVLHRLRTVLSARVDVLVISSARDATTVRQALSAQVVGYLVKPFTREALTRRLDEYRAQRAERPPEVPVPLGQGDIDAIVAARRADAIPSAARAPAPASLPKGLSASTLQVVLDALDPVTAVTVREISERSGASAPTVRRYLDHLGRTGQLTVSHRFGARGRPEVLYRRAL encoded by the coding sequence GTGAGCGGCATCCGCACCCTCGTCGTGGATGACGACGCCGCGGCCGCGCAGCTGCACGCGCGCTACGTCGCGGGGACCGACGGTTTCGTCGTCGTCGGCACCGCGGGCACGGGCGCGCGAGCGCTGCACCGCGTCGCCGCGGGCGACGTCGAGCTCGTGCTGCTCGACGTGAACCTGCCCGACTTCAGCGGCGTCGAGGTGCTGCACCGGCTGCGCACCGTCCTGTCGGCCCGCGTCGACGTGCTCGTGATCAGCTCGGCGCGCGACGCGACGACGGTGCGCCAGGCGCTGTCGGCGCAGGTCGTCGGCTACCTCGTGAAGCCGTTCACGCGCGAGGCCCTGACCCGCCGGCTCGACGAGTATCGCGCGCAGCGGGCCGAGCGCCCGCCCGAGGTGCCGGTGCCGCTCGGCCAGGGGGACATCGACGCGATCGTCGCGGCGCGGCGGGCGGACGCGATACCGTCCGCCGCGCGCGCTCCGGCGCCGGCGTCCTTGCCCAAGGGGCTGTCGGCGTCGACGCTGCAGGTCGTGCTCGATGCGCTCGACCCCGTGACGGCGGTGACGGTGCGCGAGATCTCCGAGCGCTCGGGCGCGTCGGCGCCGACCGTGCGCCGCTACCTCGACCATCTGGGGCGCACGGGGCAACTCACGGTCTCGCATCGCTTCGGCGCGCGCGGCCGTCCCGAGGTCCTCTACCGTCGCGCGCTCTGA
- a CDS encoding phosphocholine cytidylyltransferase family protein codes for MTLQIVILAAGMGSRLGRPLPKPLTPLSDGRSIMGQQHDNIRAAFGTRVRITTVVGYRAETIVEAFPHVDYVYNDRYDQTNTSKSLLRALTTTGRGGVLWMNGDVVFDPRVLGRAIPLIERDQSFVAVNTDKVSDEEVKYTLTPEGTIRELSKTVRGGQGEAVGINYVSSHDKRALIAQLRRVDDQDYFERGLELAIAENGVKVVPMDISDLYAVEVDFAEDLERANLYV; via the coding sequence TTGACCCTGCAGATCGTCATCCTCGCCGCCGGGATGGGCTCACGGCTCGGGCGCCCGTTGCCCAAGCCGCTGACCCCCCTCAGCGACGGCCGTTCGATCATGGGTCAGCAGCACGACAACATCCGTGCCGCCTTCGGCACGCGCGTGCGGATCACGACGGTCGTCGGGTATCGCGCCGAGACGATCGTCGAGGCCTTCCCGCACGTCGACTACGTCTACAACGACCGCTACGACCAGACCAACACGTCGAAGAGCCTGCTGCGCGCGCTCACGACGACGGGCCGCGGGGGCGTGCTCTGGATGAACGGCGACGTCGTGTTCGACCCGCGCGTGCTCGGCCGCGCGATCCCGCTCATCGAGCGCGACCAGTCGTTCGTCGCGGTCAACACCGACAAGGTGAGCGACGAAGAGGTCAAGTACACGCTGACGCCCGAGGGCACGATCCGCGAGCTGTCCAAGACCGTGCGCGGCGGACAGGGCGAGGCCGTCGGCATCAACTACGTCTCGTCGCACGACAAGCGCGCCCTCATCGCACAGCTGCGCCGCGTGGACGACCAGGACTACTTCGAGCGCGGCCTCGAGCTCGCGATCGCCGAGAACGGCGTGAAGGTCGTGCCGATGGACATCAGCGACCTCTACGCCGTCGAGGTCGACTTCGCCGAGGACCTCGAGCGCGCCAACCTCTACGTCTGA